From Camelina sativa cultivar DH55 chromosome 7, Cs, whole genome shotgun sequence, one genomic window encodes:
- the LOC104704143 gene encoding pectin acetylesterase 6-like, translating into MRSLLLISVAVCWLCSIAAVVRSGSSDGFQKPRDTETVISLLENKLMASSVPMVPLTLIQGADSKGAVCLDGTLPGYHLDRGFGSGANSWLIQLEGGGWCNNHRSCVYRKTSRRGSSKFMEKALAFTGILSNKPEENPDFFNWNRIKLRYCDGASFSGEFDLNFDDD; encoded by the exons ATGAGGAGTCTACTTTTGATTTCGGTGGCCGTGTGCTGGCTATGTTCAATCGCGGCGGTGGTTCGGAGCGGATCTAGCGATGGATTCCAGAAACCTAGAGATACTGAGACTGTGATATCGTTGCTGGAGAATAAATTGATGGCTTCTTCGGTTCCTATGGTGCCTCTCACCTTGATTCAGGGAGCTGACTCCAAAGGAGCTG TGTGTTTAGATGGGACGCTACCTGGTTATCATTTAGATCGTGGTTTTGGATCAGGTGCTAACAGTTGGCTTATCCAACTTGAG GGTGGAGGATGGTGTAATAATCATAGGAGCTGTGTGTATCGCAAAACAAGTCGGCGTGGTTCCTCTAAATTCATGGAAAAAGCTTTGGCCTTCACTGGAATTTTGAGCAATAAACCTGAAGAGAATCCTG ACTTCTTTAATTGGAACAGGATCAAGTTGCGATACTGCGATGGTGCCTCTTTCTCTGGNgagtttgatttaaattttgatgatgattag
- the LOC104699673 gene encoding uncharacterized protein C24B11.05-like, producing MDGFGAKYECLFFDLDDTLYPLSIGINLACRNNIQEFMLNQLEIEESEVPKMCLDLYKEYGTTMAGLKVLGYEFDNDEFHEYVHGRLPYEKLKPDPVLRNLLLSMPHRKIIFTNADKSHATRALTRLGLEDCFEGIICFETLNPSSDSKTQILCKPSVEAFKAAIRIADIVDPRKTMFFDDSIRNIASAKATGLKTVFVGNSVLVPGADYALSSIHNIKEAIPDLWEDNKDEKLEPIVQQAAVAAMVHA from the exons atggaTGGATTTGGAGCCAAGTACGAGTGCTTGTTCTTTG atCTGGACGATACTTTATACCCTTTGAGCATCGGAATCAACCTAGCTTGCCGAAACAACATCCAAG AGTTCATGCTTAACCAACTCGAAATTGAAGAGAGTGAAGTTCCAAAGATGTGTTTGGATCTTTACAAAGAATATGGAACCACCATGGCTGGTCTCAAG GTTCTTGGTTACGAGTTTGACAATGATGAGTTCCATGAATATGTCCATGGAAGACTTCCATACGAGAAACTTAAACCTGATCCAGTTCTCCGTAACCTTCTTCTCTCTATGCCTCACCGTAAAATC ATCTTTACTAACGCAGACAAATCTCATGCAACACGAGCACTTACCAGATTGGGTCTAGAGGATTGCTTCGAAGGAATCATTTGTTTCGAAACATTAAACCCTTCCTCTGACTCAAAGACTCAAATCCTCTGTAAACCTTCTGTTGAAGCCTTTAAAGCCGCAATTCGCATCGCAGACATTGTTGATCCACGCAAAACg atgtTCTTCGATGACAGTATTCGTAACATCGCCAGTGCTAAAGCAACGGGGCTAAAAACCGTGTTTGTGGGGAACTCAGTGCTAGTTCCAGGTGCAGACTATGCACTAAGCAGCATTCATAACATAAAGGAAGCAATACCTGATTTATGGGAAGACAACAAAGATGAGAAGCTGGAGCCAATTGTTCAGCAAGCCGCAGTTGCAGCCATGGTCCATGCTTAG
- the LOC104699672 gene encoding peptidyl-prolyl cis-trans isomerase CYP20-3, chloroplastic, which produces MAASSSTMQMVHTSRSVSQIGFGVKSQLASANRTPQSVCFGARSSGIAFSSRLHYASSFPLKQFSGVCPTTKQQRTACVKSMAAEEEEEVIEPQAKVTNKVYFDVEIGGEVAGRIVMGLFGDVVPKTVENFRVLCTGEKKYGYKGSSFHRIIKDFMIQGGDFTEGNGTGGISIYGAKFEDENFTLKHTGPGILSMANAGPNTNGSQFFICTVKTPWLDNKHVVFGQVIEGMKLVRTLESQPTRAMDVPKKGCRIYACGELPIDA; this is translated from the exons ATGGCTGCTTCGTCGTCTACAATGCAGATGGTTCACACTTCTCGCTCTGTTTCCCAG attgGGTTCGGTGTTAAATCGCAATTAGCTTCCGCAAACCGAACACCTCAATCAGTTTGCTTCGGAGCTCGTTCCTCTGGAATTGCATTTTCTTCGAGATTGCACTATGCGTCAAGTTTCCCGCTTAAGCAATTTTCCGGAGTTTGTCCGACCACCAAGCAGCAGAGAACCGCTTGTGTTAAATCCATGGCGGCT gaggaagaagaagaagtcattgAACCACAAGCTAAAGTGACAAACAAGGTTTACTTTGATGTGGAAATTGGAGGTGAAGTTGCTGGAAGAATTGTGATGGGTCTCTTTGGAGATGTTGTCCCTAAAACCGTTGAAAACTTCCGTGTCTTGTGTACTG GTGAgaaaaaatacgggtacaagGGTTCCTCTTTCCATCGTATTATTAAGGATTTCATGATCCAAGGCGGTGATTTCACTGAGGGAAat GGTACTGGAGGTATTAGTATTTACGGTGCCAAGTTCGAAGATGAAAACTTCACCc TGAAGCATACTGGACCTGGAATCTTGAGCATGGCAAACGCTGGTCCTAATACTAATGGAAGCCAGTTTTTCATTTGCACCGTCAAG ACTCCATGGTTGGATAACAAGCATGTTGTGTTTGGACAAGTCATTGAAGGTATGAAGCTTGTGAGGACCCTTGAGTCTCAGCCGACACGCGCCATGGATGTTCCCAAGAAAGGTTGTAGAATCTATGCCTGCGGCGAGCTCCCAATTGATGCTTGA
- the LOC104699674 gene encoding uncharacterized protein LOC104699674, whose translation MEEEKPSDKAESSEILGDWDSALPANSEERIVMVSVPTSPRSDDATSNQPKEIESRVSEKEGASTSTAAGRRVLPPWMDPSYEWGGGKWKEDGRKLKKKKKKKEKESDEIIPFKEIIEALLRNSGDNKVEEEEDKEGVNHQNRSCVVDMLKSMGLKFP comes from the coding sequence atggaggaggagaaaccTTCAGATAAAGCAGAGAGTTCAGAGATTCTGGGGGATTGGGATTCAGCTCTTCCGGCGAATTCCGAAGAAAGAATCGTGATGGTCTCTGTTCCCACTTCACCGAGATCTGATGATGCGACATCGAATCAGCCGAAAGAGATCGAATCTAGGGTTTCGGAAAAGGAAGGAGCTTCGACATCAACTGCTGCCGGAAGGAGAGTGTTGCCGCCGTGGATGGATCCGTCGTACGAATGGGGTGGTGGGAAATGGAAAGAAGACGGaagaaagttgaagaagaagaagaagaagaaagagaaagagagtgatgAGATTATACCTTTTAAGGAAATCATTGAAGCTCTGCTTCGAAACTCCGGTGACaacaaggttgaagaagaagaagacaaggaggggGTTAATCATCAAAATCGGAGTTGTGTTGTTGACATGTTGAAATCAATGGGCTTAAAGTTTCCTTAG